Proteins from a genomic interval of Nocardioidaceae bacterium:
- a CDS encoding AMP-binding protein, translating to MPEAERRVRLEVTRPVLTLDDPAVVPAVLAAARARAVAPVPLNRPMHCTSGTTGVPKGVWSGLLEEEAARALVAEERETWGFSADDVNLVVSPLHHSAPLRFAVGTALAGGRVVVAPKPRGGFDPAAVTATIESDRPSTVFCVPTHLQRLFEHWDALPDGPPDLSGFRLLAHAGAPCPPDVKRRLIATFPAGSTWEFYGSTEGQFTACRSEDWLERPGTVGRARPGRTLSVDEDAVVWCAVPEHARFSYLGDPEKTAAAWKDTPEGPAFTVGDLGRLEDGWLFLDARREDLVISGGVNVYPAEVEAALREHDGVSDVAVFGRDDARWGQRVCAAYVGDADAGDLTAYARTRLAAAQRPKEWHRVAELPRTPTGKVQRAQLPTHLALPD from the coding sequence ATGCCCGAGGCGGAGCGGCGCGTACGTCTCGAGGTCACCCGTCCCGTGCTCACGCTCGACGACCCGGCGGTCGTGCCGGCCGTGCTGGCCGCCGCGCGGGCGCGAGCGGTCGCGCCGGTCCCCCTGAACCGTCCGATGCACTGCACGTCGGGCACCACCGGCGTGCCGAAGGGCGTCTGGTCCGGCCTGCTCGAGGAGGAGGCGGCCCGGGCCCTGGTCGCCGAGGAGCGCGAGACCTGGGGCTTCTCGGCCGACGACGTCAACCTCGTCGTGTCCCCGCTCCACCACTCCGCACCGCTGCGCTTCGCCGTCGGCACCGCCCTGGCGGGCGGCCGCGTGGTGGTGGCGCCGAAGCCGCGCGGCGGCTTCGACCCTGCTGCCGTCACCGCCACGATCGAGAGCGACCGTCCCTCGACGGTCTTCTGCGTGCCCACGCACCTGCAGCGCCTCTTCGAGCACTGGGACGCGCTCCCCGACGGGCCGCCGGACCTGTCGGGCTTCCGCCTGCTCGCCCACGCAGGGGCGCCCTGCCCGCCCGACGTCAAGCGCCGGCTGATCGCGACCTTCCCCGCGGGCTCGACCTGGGAGTTCTACGGCTCCACCGAGGGACAGTTCACGGCCTGCCGCTCCGAGGACTGGCTCGAGCGACCCGGCACCGTGGGGCGCGCCCGGCCCGGCCGTACGCTCAGCGTCGACGAGGACGCCGTGGTCTGGTGCGCGGTGCCCGAGCACGCCCGCTTCAGCTACCTCGGGGACCCCGAGAAGACGGCCGCGGCATGGAAGGACACTCCCGAGGGGCCCGCCTTCACCGTCGGCGACCTCGGCCGGCTCGAGGACGGCTGGCTGTTCCTCGACGCTCGCCGCGAGGACCTGGTCATCTCCGGGGGCGTCAACGTCTACCCCGCCGAGGTCGAGGCGGCGCTGCGAGAGCACGACGGCGTCAGCGACGTGGCCGTCTTCGGACGGGACGACGCGCGCTGGGGGCAGCGGGTGTGCGCGGCGTACGTCGGCGACGCCGACGCCGGCGACCTCACGGCGTACGCGCGGACGCGTCTGGCCGCCGCGCAGCGGCCGAAGGAGTGGCACCGGGTCGCGGAGCTCCCGCGTACGCCGACAGGCAAGGTGCAGCGAGCACAGCTGCCGACGCACCTGGCACTCCCGGACTGA
- the rpsA gene encoding 30S ribosomal protein S1, giving the protein MTSTLPTSDAPQVAINDIGSEEEFLAAIDATIKYFTDGDIVEGTIVKVDRDEVLLDIGYKTEGVIPSRELSIKHDVDPNEVVEVGDAVEALVLQKEDKEGRLILSKKRAQYERAWGTIEQIKEEDGVVTGTVIEVVKGGLILDIGLRGFLPASLVEMRRVRDLQPYVGREIEAKIIELDKNRNNVVLSRRAWLEQTQSEVRQNFLNQLQKGQIRKGVVSSIVNFGSFVDLGGVDGLVHVSELSWKHIDHPSEVVTVGDEVTVEVLDVDMDRERVSLSLKATQEDPWQHFARTHQIGQIVPGKVTKLVPFGSFVRVEEGIEGLVHISELAERHVEIPEQVVQVNDSVMVKIIDIDLERRRISLSLKQANETAVATDVDEFDPTLYGMTATYDEQGNYVYPEGFDPETGEWREGFEEQRATWEAEYATAHARWEQHVQQQKDAAKAEIEAGEATSYSSGGDSGSTSEPESGSRQASSSGSSSSSEGSLATDEALQALREKLTGGGS; this is encoded by the coding sequence ATGACGAGCACCCTCCCCACCTCCGACGCTCCGCAGGTCGCGATCAACGACATCGGCAGCGAAGAGGAGTTCCTGGCGGCGATCGACGCCACCATCAAGTACTTCACCGACGGCGACATCGTCGAAGGCACCATCGTGAAGGTCGACCGTGACGAGGTCCTCCTCGACATCGGTTACAAGACCGAGGGCGTCATCCCCTCGCGCGAGCTGTCCATCAAGCACGACGTCGACCCCAACGAGGTCGTCGAGGTCGGCGACGCCGTCGAGGCGCTCGTCCTCCAGAAGGAGGACAAGGAGGGGCGCCTGATCCTGTCCAAGAAGCGCGCACAGTACGAGCGCGCGTGGGGCACGATCGAGCAGATCAAGGAGGAGGACGGCGTCGTCACCGGCACCGTCATCGAGGTCGTCAAGGGCGGCCTCATCCTCGACATCGGCCTGCGCGGCTTCCTCCCGGCCTCGCTGGTCGAGATGCGTCGCGTGCGCGACCTGCAGCCGTACGTCGGCCGCGAGATCGAGGCCAAGATCATCGAGCTCGACAAGAACCGCAACAACGTGGTCCTGTCGCGTCGCGCCTGGCTCGAGCAGACCCAGTCCGAGGTCCGCCAGAACTTCCTCAACCAGCTGCAGAAGGGCCAGATCCGCAAGGGTGTCGTGTCCTCGATCGTCAACTTCGGCTCCTTCGTGGACCTCGGTGGCGTCGACGGCCTCGTGCACGTCTCGGAGTTGTCCTGGAAGCACATCGACCACCCCTCCGAGGTCGTCACCGTCGGCGACGAGGTCACCGTCGAGGTGCTCGACGTCGACATGGACCGCGAGCGCGTGTCGCTGTCGCTCAAGGCCACGCAGGAAGACCCGTGGCAGCACTTCGCCCGCACCCACCAGATCGGCCAGATCGTTCCCGGCAAGGTCACCAAGCTGGTGCCCTTCGGTTCGTTCGTCCGCGTCGAGGAGGGCATCGAGGGCCTGGTGCACATCTCCGAGCTGGCCGAGCGCCACGTGGAGATCCCCGAGCAGGTCGTGCAGGTCAACGACTCGGTGATGGTCAAGATCATCGACATCGACCTCGAGCGTCGCCGCATCTCGCTGTCGCTGAAGCAGGCCAACGAGACCGCCGTCGCCACCGACGTCGACGAGTTCGACCCGACGCTCTACGGCATGACCGCCACCTACGACGAGCAGGGCAACTACGTCTACCCCGAGGGCTTCGACCCCGAGACGGGCGAGTGGCGCGAGGGCTTCGAGGAGCAGCGCGCGACCTGGGAGGCGGAGTACGCCACGGCGCACGCCCGCTGGGAGCAGCACGTCCAGCAGCAGAAGGACGCCGCGAAGGCCGAGATCGAGGCCGGCGAGGCGACGTCCTACAGCTCGGGCGGCGACAGCGGCAGCACGAGCGAGCCCGAGTCGGGCTCGCGCCAGGCCTCCAGCTCCGGCTCGTCGTCCTCCAGCGAGGGTTCGCTGGCGACCGACGAGGCGCTGCAGGCGCTGCGCGAGAAGCTCACCGGCGGCGGTTCCTGA
- a CDS encoding phosphotransferase yields the protein MDATMTPMPAGESGETFLADAGGVRSVVRVYGAASASRGPEAPLVDAAVLRLVRGPVPVPEVLEVRTPVPGAPGLLVTGELPGTPGAHVLDTLAGSEHVLRAAGEHMGGAAARIAGVPMLRRGVFADGNLRLVDFPDGTAPGEVVAAVTSAYERGALSDWPSARLRSLGRLAGRAQRLLEGAEDHLGGAACLSHGDLTPANVLLDAATGDLTGVVDWEAAHAGVPWSDLGALLRQTEGPVAGAYAEGVLTSWRGTVRLVDPPGATELLDLARAADLAALVGLADPASPAGRTALRLLESMAGTEDLHASPPARPR from the coding sequence GTGGACGCGACGATGACGCCGATGCCTGCCGGCGAGAGCGGCGAGACCTTCCTCGCCGACGCGGGTGGCGTGCGCAGCGTGGTCCGGGTCTACGGTGCGGCCTCGGCGAGCAGGGGCCCGGAGGCGCCGCTGGTCGACGCCGCGGTGCTGCGGCTGGTGCGGGGACCGGTCCCGGTGCCGGAGGTCCTCGAGGTGCGTACGCCCGTCCCCGGCGCCCCCGGGCTGCTCGTCACCGGGGAGCTGCCCGGGACCCCCGGCGCGCACGTGCTGGACACCCTGGCGGGCAGCGAGCACGTGCTGCGCGCGGCCGGTGAGCACATGGGCGGGGCGGCGGCGCGCATCGCCGGGGTTCCCATGCTCCGGCGCGGCGTCTTCGCCGACGGCAACCTGCGGCTCGTCGACTTCCCGGACGGGACGGCTCCCGGCGAGGTCGTCGCGGCGGTGACGAGCGCGTACGAGCGCGGGGCGCTGAGCGACTGGCCGTCGGCACGGTTGCGCAGCCTCGGTCGCCTGGCCGGCAGGGCCCAACGGCTGCTCGAGGGCGCCGAGGACCACCTGGGGGGAGCAGCGTGCCTCTCCCACGGGGACCTCACGCCCGCCAACGTGCTGCTCGACGCCGCGACCGGCGACCTCACCGGGGTCGTCGACTGGGAGGCCGCCCACGCCGGCGTGCCGTGGAGCGACCTGGGCGCCCTGCTCCGCCAGACCGAGGGACCCGTCGCCGGCGCGTACGCCGAGGGCGTGCTGACCTCCTGGCGCGGCACCGTCAGGCTGGTGGACCCGCCCGGCGCGACGGAGCTGCTGGACCTCGCCCGCGCCGCGGACCTGGCGGCGCTCGTCGGTCTCGCGGACCCGGCGAGCCCCGCGGGACGGACGGCGTTGCGGCTGCTGGAGTCGATGGCCGGGACCGAGGACCTGCACGCGTCACCGCCCGCGCGGCCGCGCTGA
- a CDS encoding class I SAM-dependent methyltransferase produces the protein MAPGDPPGTPLGSSSEAYAPSGHATRTDVDEPTSRRANRSEWDAYADEYQQLHGPFLGDAGFVWSPEGVTEAELGTLGPRAEMAGRRILEVGCGAAQCARWLTDQGAYAVGLDLSRRQLQHARRLDDATGTVVPLVEATGTHLPFGDRTFDAAFSAFGVLQFVADADAAVREVARVLRPGGRFAFSVTHPTRWAMPDDPGADGLRVTMSYFDRTPYVETDDQGRPTYVEHHRTLGDWVALLADHGFGLLRLVEPEWPEGLDREWGGWGPTRGALVPGTAIFVADLRR, from the coding sequence ATGGCCCCCGGCGACCCACCGGGCACCCCCCTGGGCAGCAGCAGCGAGGCGTACGCCCCCTCGGGCCACGCCACCCGCACCGACGTCGACGAGCCCACCTCGCGGCGGGCGAACCGCAGCGAGTGGGACGCCTACGCCGACGAGTACCAGCAGCTCCACGGACCCTTCCTCGGCGACGCCGGGTTCGTGTGGTCGCCCGAGGGGGTGACCGAGGCCGAGCTCGGCACGCTCGGACCGCGCGCGGAGATGGCCGGCCGGCGCATCCTCGAGGTCGGGTGCGGTGCCGCGCAGTGCGCGCGGTGGCTCACCGACCAGGGCGCGTACGCCGTGGGGCTCGACCTCTCACGCCGTCAGCTGCAGCATGCGCGTCGACTCGACGACGCGACCGGGACGGTCGTCCCGCTGGTCGAGGCGACCGGCACCCACCTGCCGTTCGGCGACCGGACCTTCGACGCGGCCTTCTCCGCCTTCGGGGTGCTGCAGTTCGTCGCCGACGCCGACGCCGCGGTGCGCGAGGTGGCCCGCGTGCTGCGACCGGGCGGACGCTTCGCCTTCTCCGTGACCCACCCGACCCGCTGGGCCATGCCGGACGACCCCGGTGCCGACGGCCTCCGCGTCACGATGAGCTACTTCGACCGCACGCCCTACGTCGAGACCGACGACCAGGGGCGGCCGACGTACGTCGAGCACCACCGCACCCTCGGGGACTGGGTCGCCCTGCTGGCCGACCACGGCTTCGGTCTGCTGCGCCTGGTGGAGCCGGAGTGGCCCGAGGGCCTGGACCGCGAGTGGGGTGGCTGGGGGCCCACGCGGGGGGCGCTAGTCCCCGGCACGGCGATCTTCGTCGCCGACCTGCGGCGCTGA